A single window of Thalassoroseus pseudoceratinae DNA harbors:
- a CDS encoding thymidylate kinase, with protein sequence MLIAIEGIDGSGKGTQAARVTEQLRKQGKTVQLLSFPRYDATFFGRAIGEFLNGKFGSLDEVPPFLASLLYAGDRFESRDVLNDALASNDIVVLDRYVASNIAHQGAKVEGEERQRLIRDIEHLEYEIYGLPRCDCTILLDLPVGVAQQLIAKKAQRTYTEKAADLQEADGSYLAKVRSVYRELTHNDPAWSVVDCVCEDKLRSLEEITQEILDRL encoded by the coding sequence GTGCTGATCGCCATTGAAGGCATTGATGGGTCCGGCAAGGGTACCCAAGCGGCTCGCGTGACCGAGCAACTCCGTAAACAAGGCAAAACCGTTCAACTGCTGAGTTTCCCCCGCTACGATGCCACCTTTTTCGGGCGGGCGATTGGCGAGTTTCTCAATGGCAAATTCGGTTCGCTCGATGAAGTTCCGCCCTTCTTGGCTTCTCTGTTGTACGCCGGCGATCGCTTTGAATCTCGAGATGTTTTGAACGATGCGCTCGCGTCCAACGATATCGTTGTGCTAGATCGATATGTCGCATCGAATATTGCCCACCAAGGTGCGAAAGTCGAAGGGGAAGAGCGACAACGGCTCATTCGTGACATCGAGCATCTGGAATACGAAATCTACGGCCTCCCGCGATGCGACTGCACGATCCTTCTAGATTTGCCCGTCGGCGTCGCTCAGCAACTGATCGCCAAAAAAGCTCAACGCACTTACACAGAAAAAGCGGCTGACTTGCAGGAGGCCGATGGAAGTTACTTGGCGAAAGTGCGTTCGGTCTACCGAGAACTGACCCACAACGATCCGGCTTGGAGCGTCGTCGATTGTGTTTGCGAAGACAAACTGCGATCGTTGGAGGAAATCACGCAGGAAATCCTCGATCGGTTGTGA
- a CDS encoding DUF1501 domain-containing protein, with protein sequence MNPILEYQRNLTRRSLLMNSTRPLGAAAVASLMGNAGVSAAQAATPANMSAAANGGLPSLPHFAPKAKRVIYLFMAGGPSHIDTFDYHPEIREHHGKELPNSVRGDQRITTMTSGQKSFPVVAPMFEFKQHGKHGTWVSEILPNVAKVVDDMTIIKSVHTEAINHDPAITYINTGFQQPGKATMGAWVSYGLGSPNKNLPAYIVMISKGPGQKQALYSRLWGSGFLPSKHQGVALRAGAEPVLYLNDPPGIDRKMRRRMLDRIAKINQQHYEEFGDPETQTRIAQYEMAFRMQTSVPDLMEMTDEPKSTYDLYGPEAKKPGSFTRNCIIARRLAERGVPFIQLFHRGWDQHGSLPKLIRGQCETIDQGAAALIKDLKQRGMFEDTLVVWGGEFGRTIYSQGKLTADNHGRDHHGRSFTMWMAGAGIKRGFEFGRTDDYSYNIVENPVHIRDMSATILHQLGIDHERLTFRYQGLDQSLTGTEPARVIDEILV encoded by the coding sequence ATGAATCCAATTCTCGAATACCAACGCAATCTTACGCGTCGCTCGTTGCTGATGAACTCGACTCGACCGTTGGGAGCAGCGGCAGTTGCATCGCTCATGGGCAATGCTGGAGTGTCCGCAGCCCAGGCCGCAACACCAGCGAACATGTCGGCAGCAGCCAACGGTGGGTTGCCGTCCTTGCCGCATTTTGCTCCGAAGGCGAAACGGGTCATTTATCTGTTCATGGCGGGTGGGCCGTCGCACATTGACACATTCGACTACCATCCGGAAATCCGGGAACATCATGGCAAAGAGTTGCCAAACTCCGTGCGAGGCGATCAACGCATCACCACGATGACATCCGGTCAGAAATCGTTTCCCGTCGTTGCGCCGATGTTCGAATTCAAGCAGCACGGCAAACATGGCACATGGGTCAGCGAGATTCTGCCAAACGTGGCCAAAGTCGTCGACGACATGACGATTATCAAGTCGGTTCATACCGAAGCCATCAACCACGATCCGGCAATCACGTACATCAACACCGGTTTCCAACAACCGGGAAAAGCGACCATGGGGGCGTGGGTCAGCTATGGATTGGGCAGCCCGAACAAGAATCTTCCGGCGTACATCGTGATGATTTCCAAAGGTCCCGGGCAGAAACAGGCGTTGTACTCTCGGTTGTGGGGCAGCGGGTTCTTGCCGTCGAAACACCAAGGCGTGGCGTTGCGAGCGGGGGCGGAACCGGTCTTGTACCTGAATGACCCACCAGGAATCGATCGGAAGATGCGTCGCCGAATGTTGGATCGAATCGCGAAGATCAATCAGCAGCATTACGAAGAGTTCGGCGATCCCGAGACGCAGACGCGAATCGCTCAATATGAAATGGCGTTTCGGATGCAAACGTCGGTCCCCGACCTCATGGAAATGACCGACGAACCAAAATCGACATACGATCTTTACGGTCCCGAAGCTAAGAAACCGGGCAGCTTCACGCGGAATTGCATCATCGCTCGCCGTCTGGCCGAACGTGGCGTGCCGTTTATTCAGTTGTTCCACCGGGGTTGGGACCAACATGGCAGTTTGCCGAAACTGATTCGCGGGCAATGCGAAACCATCGACCAGGGTGCGGCTGCACTGATCAAAGACTTGAAACAACGGGGCATGTTCGAAGATACGCTGGTGGTTTGGGGTGGAGAATTTGGACGGACGATCTACTCACAAGGCAAACTGACGGCCGACAATCACGGCCGGGACCATCACGGTCGCAGCTTCACAATGTGGATGGCCGGAGCCGGGATTAAACGCGGTTTCGAGTTCGGCCGCACCGACGATTACAGCTACAACATTGTTGAAAACCCGGTTCACATTCGCGATATGTCCGCGACGATTCTGCATCAATTGGGGATCGACCACGAACGGCTGACTTTCCGTTATCAGGGTCTCGATCAAAGTCTAACCGGCACCGAGCCGGCCCGTGTGATCGACGAAATCCTCGTTTGA
- a CDS encoding STAS domain-containing protein: MDDFGSFVSHYFRFRFHRDGDVVVAECTQSKLSEEENIESVGHELLTLIEKYGCRQLIVDLNQVLYVTSSMLGKLIRAHRQMHRVNGEMVLIGLTPTVLETLDTSRLIDYFNVAKNDEEALEFFDQMEREPDESSEPADSE, encoded by the coding sequence GTGGACGACTTTGGCAGCTTCGTTTCTCACTATTTCCGCTTCCGATTTCATCGCGATGGCGATGTGGTTGTAGCCGAATGCACCCAATCGAAGTTGTCGGAAGAGGAAAATATCGAATCAGTCGGACATGAACTGCTCACGCTGATCGAAAAATACGGTTGTCGCCAACTGATTGTCGACTTGAACCAGGTTCTGTACGTGACCAGTTCCATGTTAGGAAAACTCATTCGAGCCCATCGACAAATGCACCGGGTTAATGGTGAGATGGTCTTGATCGGCCTAACTCCCACTGTGTTGGAAACTCTCGACACCAGCCGACTGATCGACTATTTCAATGTCGCTAAGAATGACGAGGAGGCCCTCGAATTCTTCGATCAGATGGAGAGGGAACCAGACGAGAGTTCCGAACCAGCGGATTCCGAGTAA
- the mtaB gene encoding tRNA (N(6)-L-threonylcarbamoyladenosine(37)-C(2))-methylthiotransferase MtaB — protein MLTETTETIVEPNTEQPTCRMVTLGCKVNQYETQLVKEALVQNGYREATDDEPADLCVVNTCTVTNTGDSKSRQVIRQLARQNPGTRTLVMGCYATRDPKTVSDLPNVFEVVTNKRELPDVLDRLGIRDMPAGISHFDGRKRAYVKVQDGCILKCTYCIIPSVRPGLQSRPPEDIEDEVRRLVDNGYKEIVISGIHVGHYGVDTTRGKSGLPPFRLWHLFRKLDRIPGDWRMRLSSVETAEINDDFINAAADCEHLCPQFHPALQSGSDTVLRRMRRRYSVERFLDKLDRMREVLGNVAFTTDVIVGFPGETEEEFQETMAACERAKFMKIHLFPFSARKGTKAVDFDGQISPEVRKDRMQRISTLERELAMSYYTSMIDQPLQVLVERPIADRPGWVRGTDRTYVPVELPGTDDDIGQFVMAVGDKTCQDSLYAKRLASPDAKTEQRIVVT, from the coding sequence ATGCTGACGGAAACCACGGAAACAATCGTAGAACCAAACACCGAACAGCCAACGTGTCGGATGGTAACGTTGGGCTGCAAGGTCAATCAGTACGAAACGCAGCTTGTCAAAGAGGCTCTCGTTCAGAACGGATATCGGGAAGCCACGGACGACGAACCGGCAGATTTGTGCGTCGTCAACACGTGCACGGTGACGAACACCGGCGATTCCAAGAGCCGTCAGGTGATTCGACAGCTCGCTCGACAGAATCCGGGAACACGCACGCTGGTCATGGGTTGCTACGCCACTCGCGACCCCAAAACCGTTTCCGATCTGCCGAACGTCTTCGAAGTCGTTACCAACAAACGCGAACTCCCGGACGTGCTGGATCGGCTCGGCATCCGCGATATGCCGGCTGGAATCAGCCACTTCGATGGCCGCAAACGAGCCTACGTCAAGGTGCAGGACGGTTGCATCCTCAAGTGCACCTATTGCATTATCCCGAGTGTCCGTCCGGGGTTACAAAGTCGGCCGCCAGAAGATATCGAGGACGAAGTTCGCCGATTGGTCGACAACGGCTACAAAGAAATCGTGATCAGCGGGATTCACGTCGGTCACTACGGCGTGGACACCACCCGCGGGAAATCCGGGTTGCCCCCGTTTCGATTATGGCATTTGTTCCGCAAACTCGATCGTATCCCAGGGGACTGGCGAATGCGACTTTCGAGCGTTGAGACGGCTGAGATCAACGACGATTTCATCAACGCCGCCGCCGATTGCGAACATCTGTGTCCGCAATTCCATCCGGCTTTGCAAAGCGGATCGGACACAGTTCTCCGCCGAATGCGACGCCGTTATTCCGTGGAACGCTTTCTCGACAAACTCGATCGCATGCGGGAAGTTCTCGGAAATGTCGCGTTCACGACCGATGTCATCGTCGGTTTTCCCGGTGAAACCGAAGAGGAATTTCAAGAAACAATGGCGGCCTGTGAACGTGCGAAGTTCATGAAAATCCACCTATTCCCGTTTAGTGCCCGCAAAGGGACAAAAGCGGTCGATTTTGACGGTCAGATCTCACCCGAAGTTCGAAAAGATCGGATGCAGCGGATTTCCACTCTCGAACGGGAGTTGGCGATGAGTTACTATACATCCATGATTGACCAACCACTCCAGGTGCTGGTTGAACGCCCCATTGCAGATCGACCGGGCTGGGTCCGCGGGACCGATCGGACGTACGTCCCGGTCGAATTGCCTGGAACCGACGACGATATCGGGCAATTTGTGATGGCGGTCGGTGACAAAACATGTCAAGATTCTCTGTACGCCAAACGGTTGGCATCACCCGATGCCAAAACCGAACAACGAATTGTTGTAACGTAA
- a CDS encoding DUF1553 domain-containing protein codes for MRFEFLLSSSLVLLTGTIGQATDDAIRFNRDVRAILSSKCFTCHGPDVASREADLRLDTEEGIRTVFSGGLKKSAAWERIQSNDEFMKMPPPDSHLKLEPSEIEILQKWIAAGAKWEGHWSFIPPVKPPVPDVEHAEAVRNPIDAYIIARLEREGLKPSPEADRALLLRRVSLDLTGLPPSIQDMDAFVKDPSEDAYERAVDRLLASQEFGERMAVMWMDAARYGDTSVFHADGPRDMWPWRDWVINSYNSNKSFKDFTVEQLAGDLLPNPTLEQKVATAFLRNNATTDEGGAIAEEYRVEYAVDRVKTTSMVWLGLSMECAQCHDHKYDPISQKEYYRFFAYFNQAADPGMQTRKGNQTPKVDLFDDVKLAEAGKLKPKKEALVKQREQYAAEVQPKFESWLAEASKQAGETPVLPGGMAFHSSLDNAADNLVVEKTTGKIHGPTKWAEGKSGQAFDCNGSNYIGFDGVGDFERTDQFSYGAWIKPNGNPTGAPIARMNDGNGHRGFDLHIAGGVAQIHLINTWPSNSLKVRTKGKLKPNEWRHVFVTYDGSSKASGVKVYFDGKLQKLDVEQDRLSGTIRTKVPLYLGRRNPGSAYKGLIDDVRIYPRTLSESEVAALAGSDPITPLLVKNADERTDAERKTLKQHYLTSVDKTYQKLTADVAALDAKIGQLSKPIVDVMVMQDVAKMRPTFVLDRGNYSSPKKDEPLQPGTPSMLPPLPEGVSANRLGLAQWLTHPRHPLTARVTVNRYWSMLFGRGLVKTLADFGAQGDWPTHPALLDWLAVDFVESGWDIKRMLKMMVMSATYRQSTRVTPELLRADPENKLLARGPRFRLQAEFIRDNALAASGLLVKEVGGAGVKPYQPPGLWNEVSLSGNVRFVQDHGSDLYRRSLYTYWKRSAPAPAMTIFDSPTREKCSLERSRTNTPLQALVTLNDTQFVEAARVLAERAMHEGGDSVDEQIVYAFRLATGVRPTDSVLKLLQDTYEEEFATFTSENERATKLLAVGEAPRDEKLSPAEHAAMTIVTSMILNLDQTVTRG; via the coding sequence ATGCGATTCGAATTCCTTTTGTCGTCGTCGTTGGTTCTGTTGACCGGTACCATCGGCCAAGCGACAGACGATGCGATCCGATTCAATCGTGATGTCCGTGCGATTCTGTCCTCGAAGTGCTTTACGTGTCACGGTCCGGATGTGGCCAGTCGCGAGGCCGATCTTCGTCTTGATACGGAAGAGGGAATCCGCACGGTGTTCTCTGGTGGATTGAAAAAAAGTGCCGCCTGGGAGCGAATTCAGTCCAACGACGAATTCATGAAAATGCCACCACCGGATTCGCATCTCAAACTCGAACCGAGTGAGATCGAGATTCTCCAGAAGTGGATTGCGGCCGGGGCAAAATGGGAAGGGCATTGGTCGTTTATTCCACCAGTCAAACCGCCTGTCCCAGACGTCGAACATGCCGAAGCCGTGCGAAACCCGATTGATGCGTACATCATCGCACGGTTGGAACGCGAAGGCTTGAAGCCGAGTCCGGAAGCCGATCGTGCGTTGCTGTTGCGACGGGTCTCGTTGGACCTCACCGGTCTGCCGCCAAGTATTCAGGACATGGATGCGTTCGTCAAAGATCCTTCGGAAGATGCTTACGAACGGGCCGTCGATCGACTGTTGGCTTCCCAGGAGTTCGGGGAACGAATGGCGGTCATGTGGATGGATGCCGCTCGCTACGGCGACACGAGCGTGTTCCACGCAGACGGCCCTCGCGACATGTGGCCTTGGCGAGACTGGGTGATCAATTCTTACAACTCCAATAAGTCGTTCAAAGACTTCACGGTCGAGCAACTCGCAGGGGATTTGCTGCCGAACCCGACATTGGAACAGAAGGTGGCAACGGCGTTCCTGCGAAACAACGCGACCACCGATGAAGGGGGAGCGATCGCCGAGGAATACCGGGTGGAATACGCAGTCGATCGTGTGAAGACCACGTCGATGGTTTGGTTGGGGTTGAGCATGGAGTGTGCTCAATGTCACGATCACAAATACGACCCGATTTCGCAGAAGGAATACTACCGCTTCTTCGCGTACTTCAATCAGGCCGCTGACCCCGGGATGCAAACGCGGAAGGGCAATCAAACGCCGAAGGTCGACTTGTTCGACGACGTCAAACTTGCGGAGGCCGGCAAGCTCAAGCCGAAGAAAGAGGCTCTGGTCAAACAACGGGAACAGTACGCCGCCGAGGTTCAACCGAAGTTCGAGTCATGGCTGGCGGAGGCATCGAAACAGGCTGGCGAAACTCCGGTTTTGCCCGGCGGGATGGCGTTTCATTCGTCGCTCGACAACGCAGCCGACAATCTCGTCGTCGAAAAAACGACCGGCAAAATCCATGGACCGACCAAATGGGCCGAGGGAAAATCGGGGCAGGCGTTCGATTGCAATGGATCGAACTATATCGGCTTTGATGGTGTGGGCGACTTTGAACGCACCGATCAATTCTCCTACGGTGCTTGGATCAAGCCCAACGGCAACCCGACCGGAGCACCAATCGCCCGCATGAACGATGGCAACGGGCACCGTGGTTTCGACTTGCACATTGCCGGTGGCGTCGCCCAGATTCATTTGATCAACACTTGGCCGTCGAATTCCCTGAAGGTTCGCACCAAGGGCAAACTGAAACCGAACGAATGGCGACACGTGTTCGTCACTTACGACGGCTCCAGCAAAGCGAGCGGCGTGAAAGTTTACTTTGACGGTAAGTTACAGAAGCTCGATGTGGAACAAGATCGTCTCTCCGGTACCATTCGGACGAAAGTGCCGTTGTATTTAGGGCGTCGCAATCCTGGTTCAGCTTACAAGGGACTCATTGATGACGTGCGAATTTATCCGCGAACTCTCTCCGAGAGCGAAGTTGCAGCTCTCGCGGGGAGCGATCCCATCACACCGTTGTTGGTGAAGAACGCCGATGAACGTACCGATGCCGAACGCAAAACTCTCAAGCAACACTATCTGACAAGTGTTGACAAAACCTATCAGAAGCTGACCGCCGACGTCGCTGCTCTCGACGCGAAGATCGGTCAACTTTCGAAGCCGATAGTCGATGTGATGGTGATGCAGGACGTCGCTAAAATGCGGCCGACCTTCGTGCTGGACCGGGGGAATTATTCCTCGCCAAAGAAAGATGAACCGCTCCAACCTGGAACGCCCAGCATGTTGCCGCCGCTTCCGGAGGGCGTCTCGGCGAACAGGCTGGGGTTGGCTCAATGGCTGACTCATCCTCGGCATCCATTGACCGCCCGCGTGACGGTGAATCGCTATTGGTCGATGTTGTTTGGACGCGGTCTTGTGAAGACGCTTGCGGACTTCGGTGCTCAAGGCGATTGGCCAACACACCCCGCGTTGCTCGATTGGCTCGCGGTCGACTTCGTCGAAAGTGGATGGGACATCAAACGTATGCTCAAGATGATGGTCATGTCCGCCACGTATCGGCAATCGACACGGGTCACACCGGAGTTGCTCCGAGCTGATCCGGAAAACAAACTGCTTGCACGGGGGCCACGATTCCGTCTGCAAGCGGAGTTCATCCGCGACAACGCACTTGCCGCCAGCGGACTGCTTGTGAAGGAAGTTGGCGGGGCCGGCGTGAAGCCGTATCAACCACCGGGGCTGTGGAATGAAGTCAGCCTCAGCGGCAATGTGCGGTTCGTGCAGGATCACGGCAGCGACTTGTACCGTCGTAGCCTCTACACATATTGGAAACGGTCGGCACCGGCACCGGCGATGACAATTTTCGATTCGCCAACGCGGGAGAAGTGTTCGCTCGAACGCTCACGAACCAACACCCCGCTGCAAGCTCTCGTAACGCTCAATGATACGCAGTTCGTGGAAGCCGCACGGGTGCTCGCGGAACGGGCGATGCACGAAGGTGGCGATTCGGTTGACGAACAAATCGTTTACGCATTCCGCTTGGCGACTGGTGTGCGGCCGACCGATTCAGTTCTCAAGTTGCTGCAAGATACCTACGAGGAAGAATTCGCTACGTTCACCAGCGAGAACGAGCGAGCGACGAAACTGCTTGCCGTTGGCGAGGCGCCCCGCGATGAGAAACTTTCGCCTGCCGAACACGCTGCAATGACCATCGTGACGAGCATGATTCTCAATCTCGATCAAACCGTGACCCGCGGTTAA
- a CDS encoding FdhF/YdeP family oxidoreductase: protein MRAPKRGGGWKAIRYSLKLANRVGWRRMWDGIRSKNTCKTCAVGMGGQLGGMVNEGGHFPEVCKKSFQAMASDLQPAIARDFFETYSLPKLRSLSPRQLENSGRLTQPLILDGDRQNYRPIGWDEALDKIAEKLRASGPERSFFYASGRSSNEAGFLLQLMARLFGTNYVNNCSYYCHQASGVGLSSSIGTGAGTVRLEDLEHCDLYILMGANPASNHPRLMRSLMQLRRNGGKIVVINPLRELGLINFSVPSDVRSLLFGSKIATDYIQPHCGGDLALLTGIAKAVLERGAEDSEFLKNHTLQFEELRSHIEQISWDEIVAGSGVDREVIEKLTDQFLSAKNVVIGWAMGVTHHLHGTQTVQAIANLLLLRGMVGRRGAGVMPIRGHSNVQGMGSVGVTPTLKKAMLERFEDRLGITPPSSPGYDTMACMEAAGRSEIDAAFCLGGNLFGSNPDSQFAANAMEKIDQVVYLSTTLNTGHAWGVGRETIVLPVLPRDEEPQPTTQESMFSFVRYSDGGPTRYEGPRSEVSILCGIARRLLGADGGPVDWVDMESHAAVRKLMGELIPEYVAMGNVDETKQEFHVPGRAVEEYNFPTETGKAKFHAVPLPQNSLADGEFRLMSIRSEGQFNTVVYDEEDLYRGQERRDVILLNPADIERLGFGADQRVRVKSDTGEMRNIIVRPFDVRSGTAVMYYPESNVLVSRAVDPLSKTPAFKNVIVTVSAEDG from the coding sequence ATGAGAGCACCCAAACGTGGTGGCGGATGGAAAGCAATTCGTTACAGCTTGAAACTGGCAAATCGCGTCGGTTGGCGACGCATGTGGGACGGCATACGTTCAAAAAACACGTGTAAGACTTGCGCGGTTGGTATGGGCGGACAACTCGGTGGAATGGTCAACGAGGGTGGCCATTTCCCGGAAGTCTGTAAAAAGTCCTTCCAGGCAATGGCATCCGATTTACAACCGGCCATCGCCCGAGACTTCTTTGAGACGTATTCGCTACCTAAGTTGCGAAGCCTTTCGCCGCGGCAATTGGAGAACTCAGGGCGACTCACGCAACCGCTGATTCTCGATGGTGATCGACAGAATTACCGACCCATTGGCTGGGACGAAGCACTCGATAAAATCGCCGAGAAACTTCGGGCTTCCGGACCGGAGCGAAGTTTTTTCTACGCAAGCGGACGATCATCGAACGAAGCCGGCTTTCTGTTGCAACTGATGGCACGGTTGTTTGGGACGAACTACGTCAACAACTGCTCCTATTATTGTCATCAAGCAAGCGGCGTGGGGCTTTCGAGCAGCATCGGCACGGGGGCGGGAACCGTTCGATTGGAGGACTTGGAGCATTGTGACCTCTACATTCTCATGGGGGCGAACCCCGCGTCCAATCATCCTCGACTCATGCGATCGTTGATGCAGCTTCGACGAAACGGAGGAAAGATCGTTGTCATCAATCCTCTCCGAGAGTTGGGTCTCATTAACTTTAGTGTGCCGAGCGACGTGCGGAGTTTGCTCTTCGGCTCGAAGATTGCAACCGATTACATTCAGCCGCATTGCGGCGGCGATCTGGCATTGCTCACGGGAATTGCCAAGGCCGTTCTCGAACGCGGGGCGGAAGACTCGGAGTTTCTCAAAAACCATACCCTGCAATTTGAAGAGCTTCGTTCGCACATCGAACAAATTTCGTGGGACGAGATTGTGGCGGGGAGTGGCGTCGATCGTGAGGTGATCGAGAAACTAACCGATCAGTTTCTGTCGGCGAAGAACGTCGTCATTGGCTGGGCGATGGGAGTCACGCATCATTTGCATGGCACTCAGACCGTGCAAGCGATCGCCAATTTGTTGCTACTTCGTGGGATGGTCGGGCGACGTGGTGCGGGGGTAATGCCGATTCGCGGCCACAGCAACGTGCAGGGTATGGGGTCTGTCGGTGTGACTCCCACGCTCAAGAAAGCAATGCTCGAACGCTTTGAAGACCGACTTGGCATCACGCCGCCCTCGTCGCCGGGTTACGATACGATGGCCTGTATGGAGGCCGCTGGTCGAAGTGAGATCGATGCCGCTTTCTGTCTCGGCGGCAATCTGTTCGGGAGTAATCCAGATTCTCAATTCGCGGCCAATGCGATGGAGAAGATCGATCAGGTCGTTTATCTCTCCACCACGTTGAACACCGGACATGCTTGGGGAGTCGGTCGGGAAACGATTGTTCTCCCGGTCCTGCCTCGCGACGAGGAACCGCAACCGACTACGCAAGAGTCGATGTTCAGCTTTGTGAGATATAGTGACGGTGGTCCAACCCGATACGAGGGTCCTCGAAGCGAAGTTTCGATTCTCTGTGGAATCGCTCGACGATTGTTGGGAGCTGATGGTGGGCCGGTCGATTGGGTGGACATGGAAAGTCATGCCGCCGTTCGGAAATTGATGGGAGAACTCATCCCCGAATACGTAGCCATGGGCAATGTGGATGAGACGAAACAGGAGTTTCACGTTCCCGGCCGAGCGGTCGAGGAATACAACTTTCCCACCGAGACTGGAAAAGCGAAATTTCACGCGGTTCCGTTGCCGCAAAACAGCCTTGCTGACGGTGAGTTTCGACTCATGTCGATCCGCTCCGAGGGGCAATTCAATACGGTCGTCTACGATGAGGAAGACCTCTATCGCGGCCAAGAACGACGCGATGTGATCCTACTCAATCCGGCGGACATCGAACGCCTGGGTTTTGGGGCTGATCAGCGAGTCCGTGTCAAAAGCGACACGGGTGAAATGCGGAACATCATTGTTCGCCCCTTCGACGTCCGAAGCGGAACGGCGGTGATGTATTACCCGGAATCGAATGTGCTCGTGTCGCGAGCCGTCGATCCGCTCTCAAAAACGCCGGCGTTCAAGAATGTGATTGTGACGGTTTCAGCCGAGGATGGTTGA
- a CDS encoding alpha/beta hydrolase produces MRKFSQRSRLTASLCIVPMLLLPCSLTAAEATKPKVVRDIEFAVVDGHSLKLDLHMPSETADSPLVVWIHGGGWRNGSKERCQVHWLTKHGFTVASISYRLSSKGTFPDQIHDCKAAVRWLRANANKYGFSTARIAVAGSSAGGHLAALLGTTADVEELEGTVGGNLDQSSHVDAIVDYFGPTDFVLRSKTQPDKTTKKNAPVRLLLGGPVDEKIELARLASPALHVTSDDPPLLIFHGKKDRTVLFAQSERIVEEYNKVNRLVTLHALENAGHAGGVFYREPNQTRLVNFLDKHLRPKKK; encoded by the coding sequence ATGAGAAAGTTCTCTCAACGGTCACGATTGACCGCCAGTCTGTGCATCGTGCCTATGTTGCTACTCCCCTGCTCGCTGACAGCAGCGGAAGCTACGAAGCCGAAAGTCGTCCGGGACATCGAGTTTGCTGTGGTCGATGGACACAGCTTGAAGCTTGATCTCCACATGCCATCAGAGACAGCAGATTCGCCGCTCGTGGTGTGGATTCATGGAGGCGGATGGCGAAACGGCAGCAAGGAACGATGTCAGGTCCATTGGCTAACCAAGCATGGCTTCACCGTGGCCAGTATCTCTTACCGCCTCTCAAGCAAGGGCACGTTTCCCGATCAAATTCATGACTGTAAGGCCGCAGTGCGGTGGCTACGAGCGAACGCGAACAAATATGGTTTTTCCACCGCTCGCATCGCAGTCGCTGGTTCAAGTGCGGGCGGTCACCTGGCAGCGTTGCTCGGTACCACTGCCGACGTCGAAGAATTGGAAGGCACCGTCGGTGGGAACCTCGATCAATCGTCTCACGTGGACGCAATTGTCGACTATTTCGGGCCAACCGATTTCGTTCTCCGCTCCAAGACACAACCTGACAAGACAACCAAGAAAAACGCTCCGGTACGACTGCTACTCGGTGGCCCGGTTGATGAGAAAATCGAATTGGCCCGATTGGCATCACCCGCGCTTCATGTCACCTCGGACGATCCGCCGTTGCTCATTTTTCATGGCAAGAAAGACAGGACGGTGCTGTTTGCACAATCCGAACGAATTGTCGAGGAGTACAACAAAGTGAACCGACTGGTGACTCTCCATGCACTGGAAAATGCCGGACATGCTGGTGGAGTGTTTTACCGTGAACCCAACCAGACGCGTTTGGTGAACTTTCTCGACAAGCACCTACGCCCAAAGAAAAAGTGA